TTTCTTAGATTGTGTTTGCCCAAATAAAGTCGTACTCTGCACTCTTTGGCCGATTCTATAAGCATCGTCTAACTACACAGGGAGCCATTTAAGCGACCCGTGTTATTTCCTTCACATACATAGAGAATTTCCCATAAAAACCAGCGCGTGAATAACTTATTTTCTCCACCGATTGGAAGCCCACCGTTTGGAAAACTACTCAGAAGAGATGAGGTAAGTTTTGTGCTAAAACTTACTTTTTACATTACAAGGAAAAGAGcaagttttcttcttcttgaatttCGCCGAAAATCAAGGGCTTTATCTGATACTTCGGGCATGCAAGGTTCATTTCTCATGAAAAGGTGAAAAGGCACGTGAAATCCGGATCTCCACGGATCACTCAGCAGTAAACCCTGGGCGACGCTGCTCAGAGGATTTGTGTGGGATCCAACTTTTGGgggtaaaacaaacacaaaggctCCTCCCCCGAGGGGCGGGGCAGTGCCTGGCGATGCACCAATCACAGCGCGCCGTGCCCTATATAAAGCCTTGAggctcccacctccacccctacccTGCTGCACATTACGCTTTGCCTGGTAGGTcccttctgtgtttctgtctccgTGACATGTCGGAGACGGTTCCTGTGGCCACAGCTGACACGGCCCTGGCCCCTGTGGAGAATCCTCCAGctaagaggagggggagaaagccGGTGGGCATGCCAGGCTCAAGTCGCAAGACCCCGAGCCTTTCTGTGTTCAAGCTGATCACGGAGGCTCTCGCGGTGTCCCAGGAGCGAGCTGGCATGTCCCTGGCCGCGCTCAAAAAGGCGCTGGCGGCCGCCGGCTACGACGTGGAGAAGAACAACAACCGAATCAAGCTGGGCCTCAAGAGCCTGGTGAGCAAGGGCACCCTGGTGCAGACCAAGGGCACCGGCGCCTCGGGCTCCTTCAAGCTCAACAAGAAGGCCATTCCTGAACCCGGCAAGAGCAAGGTCAAAAGGCCCACTTCTGCCAAGGCGAAGAAGCTGATCATCAAGGATTCAAAGTCCCGGAAGAGTGCCAAGACCACCCAGAAGGCCAAGAAGCCTCGGGCGGCAACAGCCCCGAAAGCACGCCGAGGCAGCAGGAAGGCTAAGGGAGGCCGGGGCAGGTGGCCGGCGCAGAGCCCAGGAAAGGCCCGAGCAGGGGAACCCAAGGCTGGGAaggccaaggtcacccagcagaAAACCAGCACCAGGAAGGTGGCGTCCAAGAAGTAAGCCGAAGGCTGATTCTCAAAGAACCCAAAGGCTCTTTTAAGAGCCAccccaaatactttaaaaagggTTCGGCACTGGAAGCTTAGAAGCTCGTAAATAGGTCACCGCACGGTCTACTAAGCAAGTTTCATTGTAAGATGTGGAAAGTTTCGTCAGATGTGGTGTCGCCCAATAGGGATTccagtatttgaaattttttcttgtgttgcctGGTCCCAAAGAGCTTAAATGTTTCTAGTTACAACACGGcatatgggggagggggctggggggcggtgGGGCGCAGTCGtttgtgtccgactcttgatcctgggctcaggtcatgatctcacaggttcctgagttcgagcccgacatcaggctctgcaccgtcagtgtggagcctgcttggaattctctccccctctctgtccctccccctgcttgcactcccaggataaatgaaaataaatgggtaCACGGCCTTGTATATCCCCCATCCTTAGCTGAGAATACCTGCGTTTCTGTGGAGGAAGGAGTGGAGATCAGCTCCGTGCACAAACACGTGACTTCTTTCCAAGCGCCACGTTCCAGTTCACACTTGCACACGGGGACATTGTAACCGGGGTTTCATAACTCACTGCTCAcaactttgggggggggggtcaataTATACAGGAATCAAATTGTAACAAacttctggggcgtctgggtggctcagttggttaagcgtcttcagcacaggccatgatcttgcggtttgtgggttccagccctgtcatggggctctgtgctgatagcccagagcctggggcctgctttggatcctgtctccctctctctgcctctctcttacgtctgtctctctctctctctctacaataaacatcaaattttttaaaaaaattgtaacaaaCCGGATGAGGGGGAAGTTTTTAAATCTGGGCGATTTTTCACTTGATTAGCAGAAATAAGTATTTTCAGTTTACAGTTGTGAGACCATTGCAATAGCGCTTATCCTCAATATTTCCAAATACTATGTTGCCACATTAAGAAATGGCTTCATTTTAGGATTAGTCTAATTataattctatgtattttatttacaaagagaGTGTACAGGCTTGTCCAGATTGTGTTCCACAGGCTGAAGAATATTACCTCTAAAACCTGTATGGAAATGGTGGGGTTACAGAGTTGTTAGGGTCCGAACTGACCTAACAAAAACTGTTATTAGGAAATTCTCAGGGTCTGAGTCAAAGCATCTTTTTTCGTTTTAAGAAAAGTTCGTTTATTCCAGCTCTCAATTTAGGAACTGGCATTCTTATTTAAAGATGATTATAAACACGAAATTCATACTGCTGATTTATTTGGGGCCTTGGTAGTATTGGGGGCAACcccacaaagcccaatgcagaaTTACGTAACgcattcttttgcatataacCATGTATTGAAGAGAACACTAGAGCCTGGCCTTTCTAAATTCATCTCTATAACTGGGCCTCTGACAATTTTGTCAGAACGAATAAACAATGGTTTGAAGTCGTACAGAATCACGCACAGCCCATGTCTTGCTTGCACACGCGGCGATTCCCTTCCAGGTCGGAGCTGCAGCGCCGAAATACGCTTCACTTGCCGGGCAAGACGGTGAGTCCCTTGTGTGACTGCCGTGCCCCGCAGTGGACTGACCCCCGGCCTGCGCCTGGCATCCAGCAGGCCCCGGCACCGCGCGAATCCGTCTAGAACTGGTCCCGGGAGCCTCTGTGCTTTTTGCTCCTAGTACTGGTGTAGCGCCTGGATTAAAAGCAAAGTTAACCAACCGAGGTTTTTCCTCCG
The nucleotide sequence above comes from Panthera tigris isolate Pti1 chromosome B2, P.tigris_Pti1_mat1.1, whole genome shotgun sequence. Encoded proteins:
- the H1-6 gene encoding histone H1t, giving the protein MSETVPVATADTALAPVENPPAKRRGRKPVGMPGSSRKTPSLSVFKLITEALAVSQERAGMSLAALKKALAAAGYDVEKNNNRIKLGLKSLVSKGTLVQTKGTGASGSFKLNKKAIPEPGKSKVKRPTSAKAKKLIIKDSKSRKSAKTTQKAKKPRAATAPKARRGSRKAKGGRGRWPAQSPGKARAGEPKAGKAKVTQQKTSTRKVASKK